The following are encoded together in the Glycine soja cultivar W05 chromosome 5, ASM419377v2, whole genome shotgun sequence genome:
- the LOC114412657 gene encoding uncharacterized protein LOC114412657: MDNKIRPLSVSSHSNFFSSLKQVEKRLKLDQTLQPAIESQIQESTLGSPIFLQSSGSQICPSQDSSEPPQAFLSVSQEFPTINQDPSHSQTDHITSANEAEDNDDDDDIEQLMQLLGLSEVKEQRDGDFDEGDSCHCDGGFYAKIVGVEGPKCRKEVLRLDGWINHFMNGGGEEKQEPLRLAHLLLGKSAFVSDGAFGELDFPSTIQEFLHTDPPTD; encoded by the exons ATGGACAACAAAATTCGACCATTATCAGTGTCATCGCATTCCAATTTCTTCTCCTCACTAAAACAG GTTgaaaaaaggttaaaattaGACCAAACTTTACAACCAGCAATAGAATCTCAGATACAAGAAAGCACTTTGGGTTCTCCCATCTTCCTTCAATCCAGTGGTAGCCAGATTTGTCCCTCCCAAGATAGCAGTGAACCTCCTCAAGCATTCCTCTCAGTTTCCCAAGAATTTCCAACAATCAATCAAGACCCTTCTCATTCTCAAACAGATCACATCACTTCTGCAAATGAAGCTGAAgacaatgatgatgatgatgacattGAACAGTTAATGCAGCTCTTGGGGTTATCAGAGGTAAAAGAACAAAGGGATGGTGATTTTGATGAAGGTGATTCATGCCACTGTGACGGTGGCTTTTATGCAAAAATTGTTGGTGTGGAAGGGCCAAAGTGTAGGAAAGAGGTGCTGAGGTTAGATGGGTGGATCAACCACTTTATGAATGGTGGTGGGGAGGAGAAGCAAGAGCCTTTGAGATTGGCACACCTGCTTTTGGGGAAATCTGCTTTTGTTTCTGATGGTGCTTTTGGAGAATTGGATTTCCCTTCAACCATTCAAGAATTTCTTCATACTGATCCTCCCACTGATTGA
- the LOC114412656 gene encoding LRR receptor-like serine/threonine-protein kinase FLS2 — protein MLSLKISLTIGIVLSIASIVSHAETSLDVEIQALKAFKNSITADPNGALADWVDSHHHCNWSGIACDPPSNHVISISLVSLQLQGEISPFLGNISGLQVFDVTSNSFSGYIPSQLSLCTQLTQLILVDNSLSGPIPPELGNLKSLQYLDLGNNFLNGSLPDSIFNCTSLLGIAFNFNNLTGRIPANIGNPVNLIQIAGFGNSLVGSIPLSVGQLAALRALDFSQNKLSGVIPREIGNLTNLEYLELFQNSLSGKVPSELGKCSKLLSLELSDNKLVGSIPPELGNLVQLGTLKLHRNNLNSTIPSSIFQLKSLTNLGLSQNNLEGTISSEIGSMNSLQVLTLHLNKFTGKIPSSITNLTNLTYLSMSQNLLSGELPSNLGALHDLKFLVLNSNCFHGSIPSSITNITSLVNVSLSFNALTGKIPEGFSRSPNLTFLSLTSNKMTGEIPNDLYNCSNLSTLSLAMNNFSGLIKSDIQNLSKLIRLQLNGNSFIGPIPPEIGNLNQLVTLSLSENTFSGQIPPELSKLSHLQGISLYDNELQGTIPDKLSELKELTELLLHQNKLVGQIPDSLSKLEMLSYLDLHGNKLNGSIPRSMGKLNHLLALDLSHNQLTGIIPGDVIAHFKDIQMYLNLSYNHLVGNVPTELGMLGMIQAIDISNNNLSGFIPKTLAGCRNLFNLDFSGNNISGPIPAEAFSHMDLLESLNLSRNHLKGEIPEILAELDRLSSLDLSQNDLKGTIPEGFANLSNLVHLNLSFNQLEGHVPKTGIFAHINASSIVGNRDLCGAKFLPPCRETKHSLSKKSISIIASLGSLAMLLLLLILVLNRGTKFCNSKERDASVNHGPDYNSALTLKRFNPNELEIATGFFSADSIIGASSLSTVYKGQMEDGRVVAIKRLNLQQFSAKTDKIFKREANTLSQMRHRNLVKVLGYAWESGKMKALVLEYMENGNLENIIHGKGVDQSVISRWTLSERVRVFISIASALDYLHSGYDFPIVHCDIKPSNILLDREWEAHVSDFGTARILGLHEQAGSTLSSSAALQGTVGYMAPEFAYMRKVTTKADVFSFGIIVMEFLTKRRPTGLSEEEGLPITLREVVAKALANGIEQFVNIVDPLLTWNVTKEHDEVLAELFKLSLCCTLPDPEHRPNTNEVLSALVKLQTTLSC, from the exons ATGTTGTCCCTAAAGATTAGTTTGACTATAGGCATAGTCCTTTCCATTGCATCCATAGTTTCCCATGCTGAAACAAGCTTGGATGTTGAAATTCAAGCTTTGAAAGCTTTCAAAAACTCCATCACTGCTGACCCAAATGGGGCTCTTGCAGATTGGGTTGACAGTCACCACCACTGCAACTGGTCTGGCATTGCATGTGATCCACCTTCAAATcatgtcatttcaatttccctGGTTAGTCTTCAGCTCCAAGGGGAGATTTCACCTTTCCTTGGAAACATTTCTGGCCTTCAGGTTTTTGATGTAACTTCAAACTCATTCTCTGGCTACATTCCTTCTCAGCTCAGTCTTTGCACTCAACTTACTCAACTGATTCTTGTTGACAATTCTTTATCAGGTCCTATCCCTCCTGAATTAGGAAATCTTAAAAGCCTGCAGTATTTAGACTTAGGTAACAACTTCTTGAATGGAAGCCTCCCTGACAGCATATTCAACTGCACTTCTTTGTTGGGTATTGCTTTTAATTTCAACAACCTTACTGGCAGAATCCCAGCAAACATTGGGAATCCAGTTAACCTTATACAGATTGCAGGTTTTGGAAATAGCTTGGTAGGGTCTATACCTCTTTCCGTAGGTCAATTAGCCGCTTTGCGAGCTCTTGATTTTAGCCAGAACAAGTTATCAGGTGTAATACCTCGAGAGATTGGAAATCTGACAAATTTAGAATACCTTGAATTGTTCCAAAATTCATTGAGTGGGAAAGTTCCTTCAGAGCTAGGTAAGTGTAGCAAACTTTTAAGCCTTGAGTTATCCGATAATAAGCTTGTTGGAAGTATTCCTCCTGAGCTAGGAAATTTAGTTCAGTTAGGGACATTGAAGTTACATCGGAATAACTTGAATTCCACCattccatcttccatattccaGTTGAAATCATTAACAAATTTAGGCCTCTCACAGAATAACTTAGAGGGAACAATATCTTCAGAGATTGGATCTATGAACTCCTTGCAAGTTCTAACCCTGCACTTAAATAAGTTTACTGGGAAGATCCCTTCGTCAATAACAAACTTGACAAACTTGACATATCTGTCAATGAGCCAGAATCTCCTCTCAGGTGAACTTCCTTCAAACTTGGGTGCGCTTCATGATTTGAAGTTTCTTGTTTTGAACTCCAACTGCTTTCATGGATCCATTCCCTCTAGCATTACCAATATTACTAGTCTAGTAAATGTAAGTTTGTCTTTTAATGCTTTAACTGGGAAAATTCCTGAGGGTTTTTCAAGGTCGCCTAATCTTACTTTCCTGTCTCTTACATCCAACAAAATGACTGGGGAAATCCCAAATGACCTCTATAACTGCTCAAATCTTAGCACTCTAAGTTTGGCAATGAACAACTTCAGTGGATTGATAAAATCAGATATCCAGAATCTCTCTAAACTCATACGCCTGCAGCTGAATGGAAATTCTTTCATAGGACCAATTCCACCAGAGATCGGAAACTTGAATCAACTCGTCACTTTATCCCTTTCTGAAAATACGTTTTCAGGTCAAATTCCTCCAGAACTTTCCAAACTTTCTCACCTTCAGGGGATCTCTCTCTATGACAATGAACTACAAGGTACAATACCTGATAAGCTCTCTGAATTAAAAGAACTAACAGAACTTTTGCTGCATCAAAATAAGTTGGTTGGTCAAATACCTGATTCTCTCTCAAAGCTTGAGATGCTTTCATACTTAGACCTTCATGGCAACAAACTTAATGGGTCCATTCCAAGAAGCATGGGAAAGCTTAACCATCTTTTAGCATTGGATCTCTCTCACAACCAGCTCACAGGAATAATTCCTGGAGATGTCATTGCACACTTCAAAGACATTCAGATGTATCTCAACCTTTCTTACAACCACTTGGTTGGAAATGTTCCAACTGAGTTGGGCATGTTGGGAATGATACAAGCTATTGATATTTCAAACAATAATCTTTCGGGTTTCATTCCCAAAACACTTGCTGGGTGCAGAAATCTTTTCAATCTTGATTTTTCAGGAAACAATATTTCAGGTCCTATTCCTGCAGAAGCTTTTAGTCACATGGACTTGCTTGAAAGCTTGAACCTCTCAAGAAATCATTTAAAAGGTGAAATCCCTGAAATATTGGCAGAGCTTGATCGTCTTAGTTCCCTAGATCTTTCTCAGAATGACTTGAAGGGAACTATTCCTGAGGGCTTTGCCAATCTTTCCAACTTGGTGCATCTcaacctttcattcaatcaacTTGAAGGTCATGTACCAAAAACTGGAATATTTGCACACATCAATGCATCTAGTATTGTGGGAAACCGGGATCTTTGTGGAGCTAAGTTCCTACCACCATGCAGAGAGACAAAACATTCGCTGTCCAAGAAGAGCATATCTATTATTGCTTCACTTGGATCTCTTGCTATGCTTCTACTTTTGCTGATTCTAGTTCTCAATCGAGGCACCAAATTCTGCAATTCTAAAGAAAGAGATGCTAGTGTGAATCATGGACCAGACTACAATTCAGCATTGACACTTAAAAGGTTCAATCCAAACGAGTTGGAGATTGCCACTGGTTTTTTCAGTGCAGACAGCATCATAGGTGCTAGCAGTTTGAGCACAGTTTACAAGGGTCAAATGGAAGATGGCCGGGTTGTAGCCATAAAAAGATTGAATTTGCAACAATTCTCTGCCAAAACTGACAAGATCTTCAAGAGAGAAGCCAACACCTTGAGCCAGATGAGACATAGGAATTTGGTCAAGGTACTTGGATATGCCTGGGAGAGTGGGAAAATGAAGGCTTTGGTTCTAGAGTACATGGAGAATGGGAACTTGGAGAACATCATACATGGAAAAGGGGTAGATCAGTCTGTGATCTCTAGGTGGACATTATCTGAAAGAGTCCGAGTTTTCATTTCTATTGCTAGTGCATTGGATTATTTGCACTCTGGTTATGATTTTCCCATTGTACACTGTGATATAAAGCCTTCTAACATCCTTTTAGACAGAGAGTGGGAAGCTCATGTCAGTGACTTTGGGACAGCACGAATACTTGGTCTTCATGAGCAGGCTGGTAGTACCCTTTCCTCATCAGCAGCTTTGCAAGGCACAGTTGGTTATATGGCACCAG AATTTGCTTACATGAGGAAAGTAACCACTAAAGCGGATGTGTTCAGCTTTGGTATCATAGTAATGGAGTTTCTAACAaaaagaaggccaacagggctCTCAGAAGAGGAAGGTTTGCCAATCACTTTGCGTGAAGTAGTAGCAAAAGCCCTTGCAAATGGAATAGAACAATTTGTCAATATTGTGGACCCTTTGTTGACCTGGAATGTTACAAAAGAACATGATGAAGTGTTGGCAGAGCTCTTTAAGCTATCCCTGTGCTGCACCCTCCCTGATCCTGAACATCGACCCAACACAAATGAGGTTTTATCTGCCCTTGTGAAGCTTCAAACAACACTGTCTTGTTAA